In Paenibacillus sp. J23TS9, a single genomic region encodes these proteins:
- a CDS encoding copper homeostasis protein CutC, with the protein MKLEVIATNLTDAILAEQGGADRIELVTGIMEGGLTPGPGLIKEAVRHLHIPVHVMVRPHSQSFVYDEHDLQTMREDIAFIKESGAAGIVLGALTPSGVVNTEALDLLLQDTAGLNVTFHRAFDEIEDQLSALKVLSRYPQINRILTSGGPLPAPKSAPQIERLVETARGTGIRILAGYGLSVPVLQNFVQTTGVEEVHFGSALRIDGDQLKPVDPFRVQAAKQIINDLLQGMTG; encoded by the coding sequence ATGAAGCTGGAGGTCATTGCAACGAATTTGACAGATGCCATCTTAGCTGAGCAGGGCGGTGCTGACCGGATCGAGCTCGTGACCGGTATCATGGAGGGAGGGCTCACCCCGGGACCTGGGCTAATCAAGGAAGCGGTGCGTCATTTACATATTCCGGTTCATGTCATGGTCCGTCCTCATAGTCAGTCTTTTGTTTATGATGAGCATGACCTGCAAACGATGCGGGAGGATATCGCTTTTATCAAGGAGAGCGGTGCGGCAGGCATTGTACTTGGCGCTTTGACTCCTTCGGGAGTGGTGAATACAGAGGCACTTGATCTGCTGCTTCAGGATACGGCGGGATTGAATGTGACCTTTCACCGGGCATTTGACGAGATAGAAGATCAACTGTCCGCATTAAAGGTTCTCTCCCGCTATCCGCAAATCAACCGCATTCTGACCTCTGGCGGCCCTCTGCCGGCTCCGAAATCTGCACCGCAGATTGAGAGGCTTGTAGAAACAGCCCGGGGGACGGGAATCCGCATTCTCGCTGGATATGGACTTAGCGTGCCGGTGCTTCAGAATTTTGTACAAACGACAGGCGTGGAGGAAGTTCATTTCGGATCTGCCCTGCGCATAGACGGTGATCAATTGAAGCCGGTAGATCCTTTCCGGGTCCAAGCCGCCAAACAGATTATTAATGACTTACTACAGGGAATGACAGGATAG
- a CDS encoding M17 family metallopeptidase, which yields MMEITTGTEQKAEVLIELVFSDGGYAPELPVSAKMKERGAQAWFYGRSPGEQDIVIIGLGARNRFSMEILREAAGSAGRAIQDIGKKTAAVNPSCLHELFGSTLWPQEAVTAWVEGWQLGTYLFNKYKSVEKQLPVEWIQLSQDQQQDYANAAELGHIRAVATSLARDLCNEAASDLNPSAFVSRIQHIFAGRDVKIHVYEGEELKQRQMNGLLAVGAGSKYPPAMVEISYTSDPDAEHLALIGKGVTFDMGGMNLKDARDLSDARFDMGGAAAIIGAMDVLTRLKVRARISAIIPIVDNVPDGGAFLPSDVVRYPNGLTVQVVNTDAEGRLILADAILHAIRSGATQVIDVATLTGAVGHALGLKVAGVWGDAEYAEQLMQIGERNGDRIWRLPLVDEDEELLNSPYADLANLASNPYGGANMAALFLRRFVDSKARWCHIDMANTAQVPSTRGYKVLGATGYGVRLLADFVCERISASERGGNS from the coding sequence ATGATGGAAATTACAACGGGAACAGAGCAGAAGGCAGAAGTGCTGATTGAACTGGTATTCAGTGATGGAGGATATGCACCCGAACTTCCGGTCTCCGCAAAAATGAAAGAACGCGGGGCTCAGGCCTGGTTTTACGGCCGCAGTCCCGGTGAACAGGATATTGTAATTATTGGGCTTGGAGCCCGCAATCGGTTTAGTATGGAGATTTTGCGCGAGGCCGCCGGGAGTGCGGGCCGCGCGATTCAAGATATCGGGAAGAAGACGGCTGCGGTAAATCCGTCATGTCTTCATGAACTTTTCGGCTCCACGTTATGGCCGCAAGAGGCGGTTACTGCATGGGTGGAGGGCTGGCAGCTCGGGACGTATCTCTTCAATAAATATAAGTCCGTCGAAAAACAGCTGCCGGTTGAATGGATTCAGTTAAGCCAGGACCAGCAGCAGGATTATGCCAATGCCGCTGAGCTGGGACACATCCGCGCCGTAGCGACATCCCTGGCCCGTGATTTGTGTAACGAGGCAGCAAGTGATTTGAATCCGTCAGCCTTTGTTTCGCGAATCCAGCATATTTTTGCCGGTCGCGACGTGAAGATTCATGTTTATGAGGGCGAAGAGCTGAAGCAGCGGCAAATGAATGGACTTCTGGCCGTGGGTGCAGGCAGCAAGTATCCTCCTGCCATGGTCGAGATTAGCTATACGAGTGATCCTGATGCTGAACACCTTGCATTGATCGGCAAAGGCGTCACGTTTGATATGGGCGGAATGAACCTGAAGGATGCCCGTGATTTGAGTGATGCCCGGTTTGATATGGGCGGTGCGGCAGCCATTATCGGTGCAATGGATGTTTTAACGCGCCTGAAGGTTAGAGCCCGGATCAGTGCCATCATCCCGATTGTGGACAATGTGCCGGATGGAGGCGCATTTCTCCCTTCCGATGTCGTCCGCTATCCGAATGGACTTACTGTACAAGTGGTTAATACGGATGCTGAAGGCCGGCTGATTCTGGCAGATGCGATTCTGCATGCCATCCGCAGCGGCGCAACACAGGTCATTGACGTGGCTACATTAACAGGCGCTGTCGGTCATGCGCTGGGGCTGAAGGTTGCCGGTGTGTGGGGAGATGCGGAATATGCCGAACAGCTGATGCAGATCGGTGAACGCAACGGCGACCGGATCTGGAGACTACCGCTTGTGGATGAAGACGAAGAGCTGCTGAACAGTCCTTACGCCGATTTGGCCAATCTGGCATCCAATCCATATGGCGGTGCGAATATGGCTGCGCTGTTTTTACGCCGTTTTGTAGATTCAAAAGCACGCTGGTGCCATATTGACATGGCCAATACGGCACAAGTGCCTTCCACCCGCGGCTATAAAGTATTAGGAGCAACAGGCTATGGAGTAAGACTTCTTGCCGATTTTGTATGCGAACGGATTTCGGCAAGTGAAAGAGGAGGGAATTCATGA